The Fortiea contorta PCC 7126 genome has a segment encoding these proteins:
- a CDS encoding FIST signal transduction protein, producing MLQVVVGHSNDPDSEDAIAEVLQQCSSRLAGATPQAGILFAATDFDHALILQHIQDLYPGVELIGGTTNGEISTVLEFQQDSLILMLFASDEVEIHAGVGRDASKDPVFAAQQAVAEAKAKSTSPPQLCITFPESLTSNAVLILEGLKQSLGDNFPIIGGMTADDYIFEKTYQFFQNEVLSDAIPVLLFSGNLLFSHGVANGWHPISQNSRVTKVDRNIVYEIDGQRTLDYYQHYLGVDQFISNFAIHALAVFDDENRFYMRAPNGYDVETGSVRFFSDVTEQAVVQITDTTNESILSACETSLKNALAEYPGTEPTAALLISCACRRRILGTQAKDEYQLVKNLLPQGLVAAGFYSYGEIASLVRGGETQFHNKTFITLLLGTK from the coding sequence ATGTTGCAAGTGGTTGTTGGTCATAGTAACGATCCTGATTCTGAAGATGCGATCGCTGAAGTTTTACAACAATGTAGCTCTCGACTTGCAGGCGCAACACCGCAAGCGGGAATTCTGTTTGCGGCTACAGATTTTGACCACGCATTAATTTTACAACATATTCAGGATTTATATCCTGGAGTTGAGTTAATTGGTGGCACGACTAACGGGGAAATTTCTACAGTGCTGGAGTTTCAACAAGATTCTTTGATATTAATGTTATTTGCTAGTGATGAGGTAGAAATTCACGCTGGGGTCGGGCGAGATGCATCAAAAGATCCAGTGTTTGCAGCCCAACAAGCAGTCGCTGAAGCCAAAGCTAAAAGCACATCCCCACCGCAATTATGTATCACTTTTCCCGAAAGTCTCACCAGCAATGCAGTCTTAATTTTAGAAGGATTAAAACAGAGTTTAGGAGATAATTTCCCCATCATTGGCGGGATGACTGCAGATGATTATATCTTTGAAAAAACCTATCAATTTTTTCAGAATGAAGTGCTCAGTGATGCGATTCCCGTATTGTTGTTCTCTGGTAACTTGCTATTTTCTCATGGAGTCGCCAATGGTTGGCATCCTATCAGCCAAAACAGCCGCGTCACTAAAGTAGACCGCAACATTGTTTATGAAATTGATGGACAACGCACCTTAGATTATTATCAACACTATCTCGGTGTAGACCAGTTTATTTCTAATTTTGCTATTCACGCTTTGGCAGTTTTTGATGATGAAAATCGGTTTTATATGCGAGCACCCAACGGTTACGATGTAGAAACTGGGAGCGTGAGATTTTTCTCAGATGTGACCGAACAAGCAGTAGTGCAAATTACAGATACAACTAATGAAAGTATCTTATCAGCTTGTGAAACATCATTAAAGAATGCTTTAGCTGAATATCCTGGAACAGAACCAACAGCCGCACTACTGATTTCTTGTGCTTGTCGGCGGCGAATTTTGGGAACTCAGGCGAAAGACGAATATCAACTGGTGAAAAATCTCTTACCCCAAGGATTAGTTGCGGCTGGGTTTTATTCTTATGGTGAAATAGCTTCTTTAGTCAGGGGAGGAGAAACACAATTTCATAACAAAACTTTTATCACACTGCTATTGGGGACAAAGTGA
- a CDS encoding histidine phosphatase family protein, whose protein sequence is MSLTLYFLRHGQTECSLKNAYCGSIDSALTAEGEEMAEAFASAYSSTAWKAIFCSPMQRTVATAKPLCVALSMQPQLRDGLKEINYGQWEGQTPDKISREYHDDYIAWSADPAWYAPTGGEMAVTIASRAMQVIEEIKHSYDDGNILVVAHKATIRIMLCSLLGIDVGRFRYRLGCPVGSVSIVQFTSHGPLLQALADRTHLDARLRNLLGT, encoded by the coding sequence TTGAGTTTAACTTTGTATTTCCTTCGTCACGGACAAACAGAATGCAGCTTGAAGAATGCTTATTGTGGTTCGATAGATTCAGCGCTGACTGCAGAAGGCGAGGAGATGGCCGAGGCTTTTGCATCCGCGTATAGTTCCACCGCTTGGAAAGCCATTTTTTGTAGTCCAATGCAGCGAACTGTAGCGACAGCAAAACCTTTATGTGTGGCGCTCTCAATGCAACCTCAATTGCGAGATGGTTTAAAAGAAATTAACTACGGGCAGTGGGAAGGACAAACCCCAGATAAAATCAGTCGAGAATATCATGATGATTATATTGCGTGGTCAGCCGACCCTGCTTGGTATGCACCCACTGGCGGAGAAATGGCCGTCACCATCGCTTCTCGTGCTATGCAAGTAATTGAAGAAATCAAACACTCATATGATGATGGCAATATCTTAGTTGTTGCTCACAAAGCAACCATCAGAATTATGTTGTGTAGCTTGTTAGGAATTGATGTGGGGCGTTTCCGCTATCGTTTAGGATGTCCCGTTGGCTCAGTCAGTATTGTACAATTTACCTCCCACGGGCCCCTGTTGCAAGCCCTAGCAGACCGCACTCATTTAGATGCACGGTTGCGTAATTTACTAGGTACTTAA
- the ftsE gene encoding cell division ATP-binding protein FtsE, with translation MSVFTNSATTKKFVHPDNGETQQHSSPTSIVLQLRSVTKTYDNGYQALLDVNIEVKQQEFLFITGPSGSGKSTLLKLLYGGELATQGQVIVNDCDLANLRGDRLSLFRRRIGIVFQDYKLIPQRTVAENVTFVLQAQGYTRKEIYRRLEPTLKLVGLLSKADHFPDQLSGGEQQRVSIARAIVGTPPLILADEPTGNLDPDNSWQVMQILQKLNSFGATVIVTTHDEQLVRRCNHSVIQVRDGKLYRK, from the coding sequence ATGTCAGTATTCACAAATTCAGCAACGACTAAGAAATTTGTTCATCCAGACAACGGTGAAACTCAGCAACACAGTAGCCCGACTTCTATTGTTTTGCAATTACGCTCTGTAACCAAAACCTATGATAACGGCTATCAAGCACTGCTAGATGTGAATATCGAGGTGAAACAGCAAGAATTTTTATTTATTACAGGACCGAGTGGTTCTGGTAAATCAACGCTCTTGAAACTGCTATATGGTGGCGAGTTAGCGACACAGGGACAAGTGATTGTTAATGATTGCGATTTGGCTAATTTGCGGGGCGATCGCTTATCATTATTCCGGCGGCGAATTGGTATTGTGTTTCAAGATTACAAACTCATCCCACAACGGACAGTAGCAGAAAATGTCACTTTTGTGTTGCAAGCCCAAGGTTATACCCGCAAAGAAATCTACCGTCGCTTAGAACCAACCTTGAAACTTGTGGGTTTGCTGTCCAAAGCTGATCATTTTCCAGATCAACTGTCTGGGGGAGAGCAACAGAGAGTTAGTATTGCGAGAGCAATAGTGGGGACACCACCATTAATTTTGGCTGATGAACCCACAGGAAATCTCGACCCGGATAATTCTTGGCAAGTGATGCAGATTTTGCAAAAATTAAATTCTTTTGGGGCTACTGTAATTGTCACTACTCATGACGAACAACTAGTGAGACGGTGCAATCACTCAGTGATACAAGTGCGTGATGGTAAGCTGTATAGAAAATAA